One genomic region from Dermacentor variabilis isolate Ectoservices chromosome 6, ASM5094787v1, whole genome shotgun sequence encodes:
- the LOC142585280 gene encoding uncharacterized protein LOC142585280 — protein MIACVSSAPSLSLNGTADPPMTLDKEMTVATTEPAGSETLVVRAGKHRKRRRGKKRRQGRDDPDAVLSSSDAASPPKRSPAKRRRKEVVIRPREVPKAPANFTQFIIDDHENCALYQSFEAAYPNNGVQNPDRNGGCARGADDVHASSGNHYHHQYGTHTDESGEEGQPQSWFPAGEDYECLDYDNIAEFYEKDFEAVYSNARFDELMRLSRAEVLERYTALESSATELCDELHKLDPQNCLEELQRQLLRLQDENQSLLKLNVTLRSAATSSLTTTVTSSSSSGHDDDSDQGADHQDEEEESGEESDDSGREEEDSGQDAEEDYSRP, from the coding sequence ATGATCGCTTGTGTTTCGAGCGCTCCGTCCCTGTCCCTGAACGGAACGGCGGACCCGCCGATGACTTTAGACAAAGAGATGACGGTCGCTACTACAGAGCCCGCCGGAAGCGAGACGCTCGTCGTGCGCGCGGGCAAGCATCGCAAGAGACGTCGCGGCAAGAAGCGCCGTCAAGGCCGCGACGATCCGGACGCCGTACTATCGTCGTCGGATGCTGCTAGCCCCCCGAAACGGAGTCCGGCCAAGCGACGCAGGAAGGAGGTCGTGATTCGTCCCCGCGAAGTGCCCAAGGCTCCGGCCAATTTCACGCAGTTCATCATCGACGACCACGAGAACTGTGCCCTGTACCAAAGCTTCGAGGCGGCGTACCCCAACAACGGTGTGCAGAACCCGGACCGCAACGGCGGCTGCGCGCGTGGAGCAGACGACGTTCACGCGTCGTCTGGTAACCACTATCACCACCAGTACGGCACGCATACGGACGAGTCCGGCGAAGAGGGACAGCCGCAGTCGTGGTTCCCGGCCGGCGAGGACTACGAATGCCTCGATTACGACAACATTGCAGAGTTTTACGAGAAGGACTTCGAGGCGGTGTACAGCAACGCGCGCTTCGACGAACTCATGCGGTTGTCGCGCGCCGAAGTGCTCGAGAGGTACACGGCGCTGGAGAGCAGCGCCACCGAACTTTGTGACGAACTGCACAAGTTGGACCCGCAGAACTGTCTGGAGGAGCTTCAGCGGCAGCTCCTGCGGTTGCAGGACGAGAACCAGTCGCTGTTGAAGCTGAACGTCACGCTACGCTCCGCGGCTACTTCCAGTCTAACCACCACCGTCACGTCGTCCTCGTCCTCTGGCCACGACGACGACAGTGACCAGGGCGCCGATCACCAGGACGAGGAAGAAGAGAGTGGCGAGGAGTCTGATGACAGTGGTCGCGAGGAAGAGGACAGCGGCCAGGACGCTGAAGAGGACTACAGCCGGCCCTAG